A stretch of Fusarium poae strain DAOMC 252244 chromosome 2, whole genome shotgun sequence DNA encodes these proteins:
- a CDS encoding hypothetical protein (BUSCO:22943at5125), with product MASIDPTNPSVDVDQDALHLEGEPAPELLEGRIWVDGCFDFFHHGHAGAIVQARQLGNELYAGVHSDEAILANKGPTVMTLAERVAATDACRWVTRSVANAPYVTYLPYITHCGCKYVVHGDDITSDSDGNDCYRFVKEAGRFKVVKRSPGISTTDLVGRMLLCTKTHFIKSLEKKLAGQEGHGTPEERVAEGQAMMERMKLYATDASGKAPGAEVFFWTASQEAKSEDADEERGSFRQLIEGPGPKPGQRVVYVDGGYDLFSSGHIEFLRQVLLAEEELARKDGWFSEQAVNERKGKGEDYPPAYVVVGVHEDEVINQWKGVNYPIMNIFERGLCVLQCKYINAVIFGAPFSPTKTYLTTLPRGTPDAVYHGPTSFMPLTYDPYTAPKAMGIMRQVGTHAFSHVNAGEIVQRILKSRDMYEARQRAKGVKAGAEAAAREREILEEEQRQREADRA from the exons atggcttcTATTGACCCCACTAACCCCTCTGTCGATGTTGACCAAGATGCTCTTCATCTCGAGGGTGAACCAGCTCCTGAGCTCCTAGAGGGAAGAATCTGGGTCGATGGCTGCTTTGACTTTTTCCATCACG GCCACGCTGGTGCCATCGTCCAAGCTCGCCAATTAGGAAATGAGCTCTACGCCGGTGTTCACTCAGACGAGGCTATCCTCGCCAACAAAGGTCCTACAGTAATGACTCTAGCAGAACG TGTCGCCGCTACCGATGCCTGTCGCTGGGTCACCCGCTCCGTCGCCAACGCGCCATACGTCACCTACCTCCCCTACATCACCCACTGCGGCTGCAAATACGTCGTCCACGGCGACGATATCACTTCCGATAGCGATGGTAACGACTGCTACCGATTCGTCAAAGAGGCTGGACGCTTCAAGGTCGTTAAGCGCTCACCTGGCATTTCCACCACCGACCTCGTAGGCCGAATGCTGCTCTGCACAAAGACACACTTTATCAAGTCCCTCGAGAAGAAGCTCGCTGGTCAGGAAGGTCATGGTACACCCGAAGAGCGCGTCGCAGAGGGTCAAGCAATGATGGAGCGCATGAAGCTTTACGCAACTGATGCTTCAGGAAAAGCACCCGGCGCTGAAGTGTTCTTCTGGACTGCGTCTCAAGAAGCAAAGTCGGAGGACGCCGATGAGGAGAGGGGCAGCTTCCGCCAGCTTATCGAAGGACCTGGTCCCAAGCCTGGACAGCGCGTGGTTTACGTTGACGGAGGTTATGATCTCTTCTCCAGCGGTCACATTGAGTTTCTGCGACAGGTTCTGTTAGCTGAAGAGGAGCTTGCCCGTAAGGATGGTTGGTTCTCGGAACAGGCTGTCAATGAGCGAAAGGGCAAGGGAGAGGATTATCCCCCTGCGTATGTTGTCGTCGGTGTTCACGAGGACGAAGTCATCAACCAGTGGAAGGGAGTCAACTACCCCATCATGAACATTTTCGAGCGCGGTCTCTGCGTTTTGCAATGCAAG TACATCAACGCCGTCATTTTCGGCGCTCCCTTTTCTCCCACAAAGACATACCTCACCACCCTACCCCGCGGAACCCCAGACGCCGTCTACCACGGACCAACATCCTTCATGCCCCTCACATACGACCCCTACACTGCACCCAAAGCAATGGGCATCATGCGACAAGTCGGCACCCACGCTTTTTCTCACGTCAACGCAGGAGAAATCGTGCAGCGCATCTTGAAAAGTCGCGACATGTACGAGGCGCGACAGCGGGCCAAGGGTGTTAAAGCCGGTGCTGAAGCAGCAGCTCGCGAGAGGGAGATTCTAGAAGAAGAGCAGAGACAACGAGAGGCTGACAGGGCATGA
- a CDS encoding hypothetical protein (SECRETED:SignalP(1-18)), translating to MKFTTISAVLTLAPSVLADWHFAKGKEIKYTSVEGFFKQDDLATDPSTFDYADWNFGLLNRTYPTDPKNPRKGYKTQWERFEKYVKHLNRNASRDRTRYKVLVMGRHGEGYHNAAEAYYGKAAWNCYWGPLPGNGTSVWEDALLTPAGIAESHKANAYFKSRFEEEGMPYFESYYASPLARCVQTAHETFTGIRLPKNKPFIPMIKELLREGISIRTCDHRGNKKHISSLTPKIKFEKGFSDNDPFWTGVKGETDEHQLERSKEVLDDIFTSDNAAWISISSHSGEITKLLQALNHRPFRLATGQIIPVLVRADVVIEEPTSTFASWTAEATCNSPPVTSVWPGGCVCSSTATLASTPAKAT from the exons ATGAAGTTCACTACCATCTCTGCCGTACTCACCCTCGCCCCGTCTGTTCTCGCAGATTGGCATTTCGCAAAGGGTAAAGAGATCAAGTATACTTCTGTAGAGGGTTTCTTTAAACAAGACGATCTCGCTACTGATCCTTCCACTTTTGACTAT GCGGACTGGAATTTTGGTCTTTTGAACCGTACATACCCAACAGACCCCAAGAACCCACGCAAAGGCTACAAGACGCAATGGGAGCGCTTCGAGAAGTACGTCAAGCATCTCAACCGCAACGCCAGTCGCGATAGAACTCGCTACAAGGTTCTTGTCATGGGTCGACATGGCGAGGGCTATCATAACGCCGCTGAGGCTTACTACGGAAAGGCAGCCTGGAAC TGCTACTGGGGCCCACTACCTGGCAACGGTACATCAGTCTGGGAAGATGCCCTCCTCACCCCCGCAGGCATCGCCGAGTCTCACAAAGCCAATGCTTACTTCAAGTCGCGTttcgaagaagaaggcatGCCTTATTTCGAAAGCTACTACGCTTCTCCTCTCGCTCGCTGTGTGCAAACCGCCCACGAAACCTTCACGGGCATCAGACTTCCCAAGAACAAGCCCTTTATTCCCATGATCAAAGAACTCTTGCGTGAGGGTATTAGTATCCGTACATGCGATCATCGCGGTAATAAGAAGCACATCAGCTCTCTTACTCCCAAGATCAAATTCGAGAAGGGATTCAGCGACAACGATCCTTTTTGGACGGGCGTCAAGGGTGAGACAGATGAGCATCAGTTAGAGCGAAGCAAGGAGGTCTTGGACGACATTTTTACCAGTGACAATGCTGCTTGGATCAGCATCAGCAGTCACTCTGGCGAAATTACAAAGCTGCTCCAGGCTTTGAACCATCGACCTTTCCGCCTGGCGACAGGCCAGATCATTCCTGTTCTTGTCAGGGCTGATGTCGTGATTGAGGAACCTACCTCTACATTTGCCTCTTGGACTGCCGAAGCGACTTGTAACTCACCTCCTGTAACCAGCGTGTGGCCTGGTGGTTGTGTTTGTTCTAGCACGGCTACGTTGGCGTCTACACCTGCAAAGGCGACATGA
- a CDS encoding hypothetical protein (TransMembrane:6 (o6-27i39-61o102-123i135-160o180-205i217-239o)) has protein sequence MSADSFVAEAFILLAISILVIFLRTYARVRQVGLRNLEVDDYLMLLVIVPYTIETALAYTVGAKFRGLTNSGMTDDEREALSPGSEEYNMRVGGSKIQICGWIVYCSVLWLIKTAMCAFYFRLTAGLQGYKVRIYIGFGLIGLTYFVIICCVLFSCRPFNHLWQINPNPGNLCQPALSKLYIFIIVVLNILTDIYLLAIPIPMLWGAKIPKVKRYGLVVLFSGAIFVMVAGILRCVLILQNTVTGPQEAASWAVRESFVAVVTSNLPSTWGWMRQKLRPIFGSLLSSNVVSSKYNGGPEPGSIMLGDGQGSGWRSRSARSDLRTTNDNDHGEINVYIHGGGEGSSDEIIPSKTGGITKDVEFTVEESHRRA, from the exons ATGAGCGCCGACTCCTTCGTCGCCGAGGCGTTCATCTTGCTGGCGATTagcatcctcgtcatctttCTTCGAACATATGCGCGAGTACGTCAAGTCGGGCTTCGAAACTTGGAGGTTGATGATTACCTCATGCTGCTCGTCATCGTCCCGTATACGATCGAGACGGCCCTTGCTTACACAGTTGGCGCAAAGTTCCGCGGCTTGACCAACAGCGGCATGACGGATGATGAGAGGGAGGCCCTATCGCCGGGCAGTgaagaatataatatgagAGTTGGTGGATCCAAGATCCAGATCTGCGGGTGGATTGTATACTGCTCAGTGCTTTGGCTCATCAAGACGGCCATGTGCGCCTTTTATTTTCGGCTCACG GCTGGCCTCCAGGGTTACAAGGTGCGAATCTACATTGGCTTTGGACTTATCGGCTTGACATACTTTGTCATTATCTGCTGTGTCCTTTTCAGTTGTCGACCTTTCAACCACCTTTGGCAAATCAACCCCAACCCAGGTA ACCTTTGTCAGCCCGCACTATCGAAGCTgtacatcttcatcattgtcGTCCTCAACATCCTTACCGATATCTATCTACTAGCAATTCCGATTCCCATGCTATGGGGCGCCAAGATCCCCAAGGTCAAGAGGTACGGATTGGTAGTCCTATTCTCAGGCGCCATCTTCGTCATGGTTGCTGGAATCTTGCGATGTGTACTCATTCTCCAG AACACCGTCACAGGTCCCCAAGAAGCGGCTTCGTGGGCTGTCCGAGAATCCTTCGTCGCCGTCGTAACGTCGAATCTACCAAGCACCTGGGGCTGGATGCGACAGAAGCTTAGACCAATCTTTGGCTCTCTCCTATCATCCAACGTCGTCAGCTCAAAGTATAATGGCGGTCCCGAACCAGGAAGCATCATGCTCGGCGATGGTCAAGGTTCCGGTTGGAGGAGTCGTAGTGCTCGATCTGATCTCAGGACCACCAACGATAACGACCATGGTGAGATCAACGTTTACATCCATGGCGGAGGGGAAGGAAGTTCGGATGAAATCATTCCTTCCAAGACGGGTGGTATCACCAAGGACGTCGAGTTTACCGTTGAAGAGTCTCACCGGAGAGCATGA
- a CDS encoding hypothetical protein (BUSCO:55976at5125) has translation MFARTVASSLRQAARPMAVRSTASAFRAPIAPLSPFQIRLLSDQTRSAIDKAVSSAPVVLFMKGTPETPQCGFSRAAIQILGLQGVNPEKFAAFNVLEDPELREGIKEYSDWPTIPQLYVEKDFIGGTDILVSMHQNGDLAKLFDEKKVILEGEPEQKE, from the exons ATGTTTGCGCGAACAGTAGCCTCG TCCCTCCGACAAGCCGCCCGGCCCATGGCCGTCCGCTCAACAGCCTCTGCCTTCCGCGCCCCCATCGCTCCTCTATCACCCTTCCAAATCCGCCTCCTCTCCGACCAAACCCGTTCCGCCATCGACAAAGCCGTATCATCCGCCCCCGTCGTCCTCTTCATGAAGGGAACCCCCGAGACACCCCAGTGCGGCTTTTCGCGCGCCGCCATCCAGATCCTCGGCCTTCAGGGCGTCAACCCCGAAAAGTTCGCCGCCTTTAATGTTCTTGAGGACCCTGAGCTGCGAGAGGGTATCAAGGAGTACTCCGACTGGCCTACGATTCCTCAACTCTACGTCGAGAAGGATTTCATCGGTGGTACGGATATTCTTGTGTCTATGCACCAGAATGGTGACTTGGCCAAGCTTTTCGATGAGAAAAAGGTTATTCTTGAGGGAGAGCCTGAGCAGAAGGAATAG
- a CDS encoding hypothetical protein (BUSCO:48343at5125) gives MEHGHDAHHDQKMRNSTEELELARNDGKRHILLAASGSVATIKLVQIINGLKQQENISIRLILTQSASEFLAGQSLEQPTVDQVSRLPHVDAIYTDAHEWAQPWKRNAPILHIELRRWADVLVIAPLSANTMAKIVNGLCDNLLTSVVRAWDTTGSVDGVKKKILVAPAMNTAMFAHPITATQLRVLEKDWGGENGWFEVLQPISKSLACGDVGNGAMVTWERIVDEIVHKIN, from the coding sequence ATGGAACACGGGCACGACGCCCATCACGATCAAAAGATGCGCAACTCAACAGAAGAACTAGAACTAGCAAGAAACGACGGCAAGCGCCATATCCTACTAGCAGCCTCAGGATCCGTTGCGACAATTAAACTCGTGCAGATAATAAACGGTCTCAAACAACAAGAAAACATCTCTATCCGTCTCATCCTGACTCAATCAGCGTCAGAATTCCTAGCTGGACAAAGCCTTGAACAACCTACCGTCGATCAAGTATCTCGCCTACCACACGTAGACGCTATTTACACAGATGCTCACGAGTGGGCGCAACCCTGGAAACGCAATGCGCCCATTCTACATATTGAACTACGTCGCTGGGCGGATGTCTTGGTGATTGCTCCTTTGAGCGCGAATACAATGGCAAAGATTGTTAATGGACTGTGCGATAATCTCTTGACGTCTGTTGTCAGGGCGTGGGATACTACGGGTAGCGTGGATGGAGTCAAGAAAAAGATTCTGGTAGCCCCGGCGATGAACACGGCCATGTTTGCGCATCCTATCACAGCGACGCAGCTTAGAGTCTTGGAAAAGGATTGGGGAGGGGAGAATGGTTGGTTTGAGGTTTTGCAGCCGATTTCCAAGAGTTTGGCTTGTGGTGATGTTGGGAATGGGGCTATGGTGACTTGGGAGAGGATTGTGGATGAGATTGTACATAAGATCAATTAG
- a CDS encoding hypothetical protein (SECRETED:SignalP(1-18)) — MKAVFALTVAILGAEVYAFPQFIPPKSNYALRPGTTSNKEDSNTNNKFAPAPNKHAAGSAIKFSPNQSGNNKGKDTVPGFVAVKGGSASKRAVDEDDDDTYDVPKGSQDDDSGDDGVMFTTFAAPHAKIGTIKKEESSGNDDAADDDEPAAAADDDAPATKERKFKAPSTKKQNGKKQKHTGDDDSATKATPSPTKSKSEDKPKATGSTKSDDKAAKKAAKDAKKAEKKKGSDDDDSASKTHKEHHHKTTATPSASKKKHSGSDDASTKVEHSKPTTTSKNQAKTEAHKKHVSKHS; from the coding sequence ATGAAGGCTGTTTTCGCTCTCACAGTTGCCATCCTCGGCGCTGAGGTTTATGCCTTTCCCCAGTTTATTCCTCCCAAGTCCAACTACGCCCTTCGTCCAGGCACTACCAGCAACAAGGAGGAcagcaacaccaacaacaaatTTGCCCCCGCGCCCAACAAGCATGCTGCTGGCTCAGCCATCAAGTTCTCCCCCAACCAGTCCGGCAACAACAAGGGCAAGGACACTGTGCCTGGCTTTGTAGCTGTCAAGGGTGGTTCAGCCAGCAAGCGTGCTgtcgatgaggatgatgacgatacCTACGATGTCCCCAAGGGATCTCAGGATGATGACAGCGGTGATGATGGAGTCATGTTCACTACCTTTGCTGCTCCTCATGCCAAGATCGGTAccatcaagaaggaggagagctCCGGCAACGACGACGCtgctgacgatgatgagcctGCTGCTGCGGCTGATGATGACGCTCCTGCTACCAAGGAGCGCAAGTTCAAGGCTCCCAGCACCAAGAAGCAGAATggcaagaagcagaagcacactggtgatgatgattcaGCCACCAAGGCTACTCCCTCTCCTACCAAGAGCAAGTCTGAGGACAAGCCCAAGGCCACTGGCTCCACCAAGTCCGACGACAAGGCAGCCAAGAAGGCCGCCAAGGACGCCAAGaaggctgagaagaagaagggctctgacgatgatgactcTGCTTCCAAGACACACAAGGAACATCACCACAAGACTACCGCCACTCCTTCTGccagcaagaagaagcactCTGGCAGCGACGATGCTTCCACCAAGGTTGAACACTCCAAGCCAACCACCACGAGCAAGAACCAGGCCAAGACCGAGGCTCACAAGAAGCACGTTTCCAAGCACTCTTAG
- a CDS encoding hypothetical protein (TransMembrane:1 (i122-147o)), protein MNPITSILACLTGKNSSSKAPPIREMKTNEKTLITSQPIPYSDDAADQFVDILSTHEGTKEELHHRLKQVISTNGWTESLAEAIEHKIEKLIQDGAKLAKPMAEAVKKATEIAWQFAKEHPVYAALIAAGTIIAIAVLVEFDLVWVLRALGFDPVGPRLGSFAARWMSKIGQVPKGSIYSYLQRLGMKIAK, encoded by the exons atgaaTCCGATTACTTCCATCTTGGCCTGCCTCACAGGCAAAAACTCTTCATCTAAAGCCCCTCCAATTCGCGAGATGAAGACCAACGAAAAGACCCTCATCACTTCTCAACCCATCCCGTACTCCGACGATGCAGCTGATCAATtcgtcgatatcctcagcACCCACGAAGGCACCAAAGAAGAACTCCATCATCGTCTGAAGCAAGTTATTTCGACTAATGGCTGGACCGAAAGCCTCGCCGAGGCAATTGAGCACAAGATCGAGAAGCTCATCCAAGACGGCGCAAAGTTAGCAAAGCCCATGGCCGAAGCAGTCAAAAAAGCCACAGAAATAGCTTGGCAATTTGCGAAAGAACATCCTGTCTACGCCGCTCTCATTGCAGCTGGGACCATCATTGCTATTGCTGTTTTGGTAGAGTTTGATCTTGTCTGGGTGCTGAGAGCGTTGGGTTTTGATCCAGTTGGGCCTCGACTTG GGAGCTTTGCGGCGCGATGGATGAGTAAGATCGGGCAAGTACCCAAAGGGTCGATTTACTCTTACCTTCAGAGATTGGGGATGAAGATTGCAAAGTGA
- a CDS encoding hypothetical protein (MEROPS:MER0223926~BUSCO:14438at5125): MPLPTSSIYEPPSAGFTGFPSRRSVVHSTEGIVAAPQPHAAKCGLEILRAGGNAADAAVAVAAGLNVTEPVSTGIGGDMFLLYFDAATKQVKSLNGSGRSGAKQTLETIRKALNIPDGKIGEIPTHGVHAATVPGAAAGWVDTVERFGSGKLSLSQILEPAIKLAENGHPVSEIASHSWQAQEKLLRNASPNFAEMLKQDPSAPDDGVRAPRPGEVFKNPTLAKTFRALATEGKKGFYTGRIAEEIVKVVQDLGGYLELDDLKHHLETGTQNTDPISVKFRGQGLASKDPNGGVELWEHPPNGQGIVALMALGIIEQLEKQGKIPTFGPEDHNSTVYLHAIIEALRLGFTDASWYVTDPDTTKVPSAGLISPEYLAERAKIFDATKAHDGVQPGNPDFVSPALRSSDTVYFTVCDAAGNAASFINSNYAGFGTAIIPKGCGFTLQNRGANFSLDEKHPNKLEPRKRPYHTIIPGMATNLSDGSLHSAFGVMGGYNQPQGTVQVLLNQAIFGLNPQQALDAPRICIGAGMPDEGNVLDWTVHVEEGISDKTVEELKALGHNVVVLKDWKRSMFGRGQIVRYTVDPDGTPVWSAGSDSRADGAAYPQ; encoded by the exons ATGCCGCTTCCTACATCATCCATTTATGAGCCGCCATCGGCTGGCTTCACTGGCTTCCCTTCACGAAGGAGTGTTGTCCATAGCACTGAGGGAATCGTAGCTGCACCTCAACCTCATGCTGCGAAATGTGGTCTTGAGATCCTCAGGGCAGGTGGAAACGCCGCT GATGCGGCTGTCGCAGTTG CTGCCGGTCTCAATGTTACCGAACCTGTGTCAACTGGTATCGGAGGTGACATGTTTCTCTTGTACTTTGACGCTGCAACAAAACAAGTAAAGAGTCTCAATGGGTCAGGTCGTTCAGGCGCAAAGCAGACCCTTGAGACCATCCGCAAGGCCCTCAACATTCCCGACGGCAAAATTGGAGAAATTCCAACACATGGCGTCCACGCTGCAACGGTTCCCGGAGCTGCAGCCGGTTGGGTCGACACCGTTGAGAGATTCGGTAGTGGGAAACTTAGTTTAAGCCAGATTCTCGAGCCTGCTATTAAGTTGGCCGAGAATGGACACCCCGTTTCTGAGATTGCCTCCCATTCG TGGCAAGCTCAAGAGAAGCTTCTTCGTAATGCTTCCCCCAATTTCGCAGAAATGCTCAAGCAAGATCCCTCCGCACCAGACGACGGCGTCAGAGCTCCCCGTCCAGGAGAGGTCTTCAAGAACCCAACTCTTGCAAAAACTTTCCGCGCCTTGGCTACAGAAGGAAAGAAGGGATTTTACACGGGTCGTATCGCGGAAGAGATTGTCAAGGTTGTGCAAGACCTAGGCGGATACCTCGAACTCGACGACCTGAAGCACCATCTCGAAACAGGCACGCAAAACACAGATCCCATTTCTGTCAAATTCCGCGGTCAGGGTCTCGCGAGTAAAGATCCCAACGGAGGTGTTGAGCTCTGGGAGCATCCTCCCAATGGACAGGGTATTGTCGCGCTGATGGCTCTTGGTATTATTGAGCAGCTTGAGAAGCAGGGCAAGATTCCCACTTTCGGACCTGAAGATCACAACTCTACGGTTTATCTACACGCCATAATTGAAGCTCTACGACTGGGATTTACGGATGCCAGCTGGTACGTTACTGATCCTGATACCACCAAAGTACCAAGCGCTGGCTTAATCTCGCCCGAGTACCTCGCCGAACGAGCCAAGATCTTCGACGCGACAAAGGCCCATGATGGAGTTCAGCCTGGCAATCCCGACTTTGTATCACCGGCTCTGCGAAGTAGTGACACAGTTTACTTTACAGTCTGCGACGCTGCTGGTAATGCTGCCTCGTTCATCAACTCCAATTACGCTGGTTTCGGCACAGCCATTATTCCCAAGGGATGTGGTTTCACGCTTCAGAACCGCGGCGCAAACTTCTCGTTGGATGAGAAACACCCCAATAAGCTTGAGCCACGCAAGAGACCGTATCACACAATTATCCCAGGCATGGCGACGAATTTGAGTGATGGATCCCTACACTCTGCGTTTGGTGTCATGGGCGGATATAACCAGCCTCAGGGAACTGTGCAAGTTCTTCTGAACCAAGCCATCTTTGGTCTGAACCCTCAACAAGCGCTCGATGCCCCTCGAATTTGTATCGGTGCTGGTATGCCTGATGAAGGTAATGTGCTGGACTGGACTGTGCATGTGGAGGAGGGTATCTCGGACAAGACTGTTGAAGAGTTGAAAGCTTTGGGACATAATGTTGTTGTGCTTAAGGATTGGAAGAGGTCCATGTTTGGAAGGGGTCAGATTGTTAGGTATACTGTTGATCCTGATGGGACACCGGTTTGGTCTGCCGGAAGTGATTCCAGAGCAGATGGTGCAGCGTATCCTCAGTAG